In the genome of Podospora pseudocomata strain CBS 415.72m chromosome 2 map unlocalized CBS415.72m_2.2, whole genome shotgun sequence, one region contains:
- a CDS encoding uncharacterized protein (EggNog:ENOG503P6QJ; COG:I) codes for MTESTTTKDRITCHILDTTLGQPARSVRVSLSLLSTSTASPGPLNPPPVFESTTDEDGRIKTWLPYSSATSSGEVPVYTLEDVFGSIRGPSRWVLKFDTESYFGGPDKTFFPEVNVVFNVAEGERYHVPLLLAPYSYSTYRGS; via the coding sequence ATGACCGAATCAACAACTACCAAAGACCGCATAACCTGCCACATCCTCGACACAACCCTCGGCCAACCCGCCCGCTCCGTTCgcgtctccctctccctcctctctacctccaccgcctcccccggCCCCCTGAACCCCCCACCAGTCTTCGAGtccaccaccgacgaggaCGGCCGCATCAAGACCTGGCTCCCCtactcctccgccacctcctcggGCGAGGTCCCCGTCTACACCCTCGAAGACGTCTTCGGCTCCATCAGGGGCCCCTCCCGCTGGGTCCTCAAGTTCGACACCGAGTCCTACTTTGGCGGGCCCGACAAGACCTTCTTCCCCGAGGTCAACGTCGTGTTCAACGTGGCCGAGGGGGAGAGGTATCATGTCCCGCTGTTGCTGGCGCCGTATAGCTATTCCACTTACCGGGGGAGCTAA
- a CDS encoding uncharacterized protein (EggNog:ENOG503PFIM), with the protein MRRPRFRKSPSTSFSTISEDMATPPRSPSQTSTRIRDTGFPDTFCGNRNTTLPHPDAKIGPDACITEDDVNVGRALIRHRMSFQVQTERPYGRSLSLYDRKVSGSSDEGALATLGRMAFGSIRPSAEQPAGIRPTSRDGHSVTTSDGTGSPPHSPTRQVKQDPRDAARDPRDGRRHRRRSSLINRLLHR; encoded by the exons ATGCGTAGACCAAGATTCAGAAAGTCTCCTTCGACGAGCTTCTCAACGATATCCGAAGATATGGCTACGCCTCCCAGAAGCCCATCACAAACCTCCACACGAATCAGGGACACGGGGTTCCCCGATACATTCTGTGGAA ATAGGAACAccacccttcctcaccctgACGCCAAGATTGGTCCTGATGCATGCATCACGGAAGACGATGTGAATGTGGGCAGGGCACTCATCAGGCACAGGATGTCCTTCCAAGTTCAGACTGAGCGACCATATGGTCGATCTCTTAGCCTGTATGACCGCAAAGTCAGCGGCTCTTCTGACGAAGGAGCTCTGGCTACTCTAGGCCGCATGGCTTTTGGGTCTATTCGACCCAGTGCTGAGCAACCCGCTGGTATTCGACCGACGTCTCGGGACGGCCATAGTGTCACCACCTCCGACGGCACAGGCTCGCCTCCAcactccccaacccgccaAGTGAAACAGGATCCAAGAGACGCAGCCAGGGATCCTAGAGACGGACGCCGACATCGTCGCAGGAGCAGTCTCATCAACAGGCTCTTGCACAGATAG
- the GET3 gene encoding Golgi to ER traffic-related protein (EggNog:ENOG503NX42; BUSCO:EOG092631UM; COG:P): MSTAVINADDDAMEPTLQSILDQRSLRWIFVGGKGGVGKTTTSCSLAIQLAKVRRSVLLISTDPAHNLSDAFSQKFGKDARKVDGFENLFAMEIDPNGSMQDLLAGQAEGEGAEGLGGMGGMMQDLALSIPGIDEAMSFAEVLKQVKSLSYETIIFDTAPTGHTLRFLQFPSVLEKALKKISQLSSQFGGVLNGLLGANGALPNGQNLGEMMEKLEALRATISEVNQQFKDERLTTFVCVCIPEFLSLYETERMIQELASYQIDTHCIVVNQLLFPKPGSDCEQCTARRRMQKKYLDQIEELYDEFNVVKMPLLVEEVRGKEKLEKFSEMLVKPFVPPS, translated from the exons ATGTCGACCGCAGTCAtcaacgccgacgacgatgcTATGGAGCCCACGCTCCAGTCGATCCTCGACCAACGCAGCCTCAGATGGATCTTCGTAGGTGGAAAGGGTGGTGTGGGCAAGACGACAACCTCGTGCAGTCTTGCCATCCAGCTGGCCAAGGTCAGGCGCTCTGTGCTTCTCATCTCGACCGATCCCGCCCACAACCTGAGCGACGCTTTCAGCCAAAAGTTCGGCAAGGACGCCCGCAAGGTAGATGGTTTCGAGAATCTCTTCGCCATGGAGATTGATCCAAATGGAAGCATGCAAGACTTGCTTGCTGGACAGgctgagggtgagggcgCTGAAGGTTTGGGGGGTATGGGGGGTATGATGCAGGACCTTGCCCTGTCG ATTCCCGGTATCGATGAAGCCATGTCCTTTGCCGAAGTCCTGAAGCAGGTCAAGTCACTCTCCTACGagaccatcatcttcgacaCCGCCCCAACCGGCCACACACTCCGTTTCCTCCAGTTCCCTTCTGTTCTGGAGAAGGCCCTGAAGAAGATCTCGCAGCTCTCTAGTCAGTTTGGAGGAGTCCTGAACGGACTTCTGGGCGCCAACGGTGCCCTTCCTAACGGTCAGAACCTCGGTGAGATGATGGAAAAGCTCGAAGCCCTTCGCGCCACCATTTCAGAAGTCAACCAGCAATTCAAGGACGAGCGCCTCACCACCTTCGTCTGCGTCTGCATTCCAGAGTTCTTGTCTCTCTACGAGACGGAGCGTATGATTCAAGAACTGGCTAGCTACCAGATTGATACCCACTGTATTGTGGTCAATCAGCTTCTGTTCCCGAAGCCCGGTTCCGATTGCGAGCAATGCACGGCCAGACGGCGCATGCAAAAGAAGTACCTCGATCAGATTGAGGAGCTTTACGACGAGTTCAACGTGGTAAAAATGCCACttctggtggaggaggttcgagggaaggagaagctggagaagttCAGTGAGATGCTGGTCAAGCCTTTTGTTCCCCCGTCATAG